ATTGTCAAAGCCATCTGCTCAGAGCGATCAATAATGACAGAAGTGTTGGGAGTCACTCATAACTACTCTCAACTAGTTTATAACGATTGTTGACATGTAATAAATTGGTAAGGATTTGGATGATCTAAAACCCTCTGTCAAAAGGgcctgtggtcaaaagtagtgtaccacATAGGAAGTAGGTCACCATTTGAGATGCACACTTGAGTACTCCAGATGTTATTATCAACTTACAACAAGATATACGATGTGACAATGTCTTTGAGCCACTACAGGTGCCCATTTAGATTTTGTGCTTCAACATGACATTGACAGCTCAATTAATCTTTATATGCACACATTTTAATTACAGCTGAGCCAAATTGTATAATAACTTGAGtaatagattttattttatttgcaaCAACAAAAACTAATCTAGGGGGAAAATGCATTGGAACCGTTCCTGTAAACGCGTCTATAGAAGTGGCCTATTTTAGAATGTTGGGCGTTGTCTAAAGCCTCTACAGTAGGtgaaaaacattttgaaaatccaAACAGAAAAAGTTAAAAGTCCCACCCCCAAACATGTGATATCATTGAAAAGCCCAGAATGTCCTCGCAAAGTTACAACAGGACTTAACACAGTGGCATGTACGGCCTTAGAGACACAGCTCAACAACTATTATCCATTAGAGTGGACAAAAATGAATTGCTGGGTCTCAGGAGGATGAAGACATTTCCAGAAGTGGTACAGTGTTATTTGGTTTGATCCAGGACACTTGGGTTTAAAAACAGTAATGAGTACCCTGGTTATTGAAAGAGCAGCAAATAATTTAATAGAAAAATAATGTACAAAGCCATCAAGCACACATCTTTGTAGCTTTTAGAAGAGATACCAAAATCCAAACAGTGATTAGATCAAAGTGTGAAAACTCTCAGTCAGCACAAAGGATTTGGGATTCATTGTTCTATTGTGTCTATACAAGATGGAGTCTCTAAAGGTCACAGTTCACAGGGTCCTTCTGTCCTGGTCCTGAGTGGAGGCTGAAACAGACAGATGAATGTCATTAATGATTAGGATACAGGTTGTAACCTAATGTCAGTACTACATAACTGCAATTTATTACTGCACAGAAATAAGAGCAAGTTAATGTAAAGCGTTAGAGGAGGTTTTTGTTTACACATAGATGTAACGTAGTTAATTGATCCAGTGGAGAAATGTACCTGTTAAGTCTCTGAACCGTCTCTTTGCCTCTGCTCTTTCTTCTGAATCAAAATACCACACTGTTATAGCATATCTGGAACATAGCAAAATTCAAAATGATTAATACAGAATTACATTGCATCTTTATCATTTTATGAAAACCTGTAATATAACCATAATAATAACAACAGTGTGATGCATCAAACAGACCTTGTTGCATATGAAGGCTGCACCTCATGTGGATTCCTTCTATCTGACCAGAAGAACAACAGTCTGTCAAACAGGGGCTCAACATCTGCAACATAGGATTTGCCCTCAGGAAAAATCCTAAGAATTCCTCCATGCTCCTGCAACATAACAAATACATATTGTTGACTTCAGCTTTACAGAGTAAGAAGTTAAGTTTTAAGAGGCTTGGTATGCATTTGACAAAGATCAGAAGCCAAAGGGGGGTTTCCAACAAGCGTGCGATTTTTATGGCAATATCTCACATTTTCATAGTTTGAAAATAAACCATGCTTAAATATAATGACAATCGTTCATTATGTTATAGCGGGAACTAAACAATCGGAAAATACAAGAGAGTGACTTTCTTGGAAATGTAGGCGTAAGTTAAAAAGGATTGGTGTTGATTGCACCTAAATTATTTTGTAATAGGTGACAAATACATGTAATAAGAATGTATACGTGTAATATATATTCAATAAATATGTaaaaataatcataataataatgtgTAGTTAATTGAATGATTATGGAATGCATATGTAATGAATCTACCACTCCACCTCTGCGTTCCAGTTCTTGTTCAGGTAGTAGATACAGGTGACACAGCGGCCGTCAGCGTTGGGATTGTCCACATGTTTCACATATCCCGTCCCATTTCCTGGATAGCACGCCACCATCGCCTGAAATAGACAAACACAAAACATCAATTCTCAGTCCATTCCACATTATATTTAGTATACTCGCTAATAATCATTTGATAATATGTAACAAACCACAGACTGTAGTGTACACTATTACAGAAGCCTTCCTGTGGGAAAGTATTTGTGTATTTTTCCAGTGTCCTTGGAATATTCAGAAATAGTTTCTGCATTTCAGAGACAAAAATAGAACAAGAACAGATTTATGGGTAAATACCTTGGTTGCAAAAATGTCCTGTAAGTATTGCATGGAGAGGATGCGTTGTGGTTTCAGAAGGACTGGCCTACGTGCATTCAGTTAGCAGTCCAAGGAAACACAATTAACCAAACTCGGAATTTATCTTGTGATAAGAAAGCCAAGAAAAGCCCTCAAAGCAATGCTAATGAAGACGCTTGTGGTCAAGGGGCCAAGAGCGGGCACATTGGATCAGATAGAAGGTTTGCACATTGAATTCAGCCACTGCGTTGCCTAACAAGTGACTTCCCTGAAGGTAGTGTGACAAGCACAGCAGTGGCTAAAAAAAACTATGCATTTCCTTTCCAGTTGCTAGGATACAATGCAAATGGACAAATCTGTGGTCTTATTTCAGGGAAAATTACGTTTACAATTTAACAGCAACCTTTAGACATGCATCATATAAATCAAACTTTTCTCTCTCTGATTACTGAAGATTGATGCAAGCATACACCTACATAATAAATCTGCAATAAAATCACTCTTCAGAAGCAACATCACAAGGGCCTTATCTGGTCAAGTGATCCTTTAGTTTATTTGCACAGCATCATATCTCAGCACGTGCTGAGGAAAGGAGTATTATGACTCACCCAGTGTTTACTGTCTACAGTGGGGGAACGTATGCATGTACGCACAGTGTTGTCAAAGAACAGTGAAAACACGTGAAACAAGAGAGAAAGGAAGACAGCGAGGAAGGGGAAGTCCACACACAGAGCAAGGCTGGCAGGCTGCCAGGATGTTGAAGGTTTAATGACAGAGCTACGTGTGGAGCGTGAGCCAGCAGACTCCACATGTAGTACAGCTAGGTCTATCTACCTCTCCCCCccgctcttcccctccctctctcgcacTCTATACATCCATTGACTTAGAGCTCTAAATCCTTTTAGAGATAAAATCAGATTTTTATTTGCTCTTATTAAATTTCAAATCAAGGTAAACAGCTAGCTTTTGTAGTTACTTTTTATAATCAGTCCATCTAATCAATGGGTTGTCTACATAAGGTTGGGAGCAGGATCCAGGCATGTGTGAACGACAGAAGGGCGGTGGTGGGATGTAAAGTGTCCCCCCCCCCGTCTCAGTCCCCAgcatctatgctgcaatagtctgtgTGCTggtggggggctagggtcagtctgtcctatcttGTATAATTCTCTTGTATTATATGTGGGGTCATGTGTGAACTTAAAAATTAGAGGTaacattcctctctctgtctgtgtctgtctgaaaGGCTAGGCCCGCTACGCTATGAAACCAGACACTATTGCAGAGACTGATATTACCGGCTGCAATTGACatggtgaaaacaatgtgtggggAATCAGAGGCACAGAAAGTCACATTAATATCTTCGTCAGATAACACTGTTAAACAAATAATGCATGATATTGCTAGCaatcaagaggaaactgactgaacaACTCAGAAACTCCCCAGCTTATGCTCTCCAAACGGACGTTAGCTGTGAGGACCGAGATTGCCATGCATTGACTTTTGTTCGCTATACATGTCAGGAGATGCTATTCACAAGGACATATTGTTATTTCTCACGATTCCCAAGAATGAAACGGCATATGGGATGTTCAGTGTGTTGCGTGGCTATATTGTCAAAAAACTGATTCCATATGGGATCGAACGGTGGGCTTTTGCACAGATGGGCTCTATCTGTCATGGGGACGGTGGGTAGGCCAAAGGGACTAAAAGAGAATACCCTGCAGTCTCCCTCTGAGCATTAATGTCTGCATTCAAAACAGCTGGGAACTCTGACATGGGAACTCTGAAATCtccgacttccgacttcaataCAACTGGGAGCTCATAAAGAAACGAACTCTGACTGGGAAAGGTGGGTTTGAACCATCATctaactcggaattccaacttgggaactcaggcctctttctggAGCTCTGATTTCCCGACCTAGaaatcactgatgtcatgatttgatATCTTatttttccaagttcccagttgtcttgaaagcaccataaaactTATGGTAGGAAACCCTTCGCCAGCTCTTATCTGTGTGAACCTGGATTCAGTGCGCTCGTCTAcattaaaaccaaatatcgatccaggttggatgtgacagcagagatgaggtgcGCACCGTCGACCACGCCCCCTAACTGAGAAGCTTCGACTCGACTTGCATCAAGCACAC
The sequence above is a segment of the Salvelinus fontinalis isolate EN_2023a chromosome 15, ASM2944872v1, whole genome shotgun sequence genome. Coding sequences within it:
- the LOC129812012 gene encoding prolyl hydroxylase EGLN3-like: MPLLQHALDTDLERLALDLIVPSLLDQGFFYVDNFLGELVGDFVLDQVKELHSSGVLQDGQLAGPDRSCGISKRNIRGDKIAWVSGVERGCEAINILLTLIDKLVSHCIGRLGKSIIRERSKAMVACYPGNGTGYVKHVDNPNADGRCVTCIYYLNKNWNAEEHGGILRIFPEGKSYVADVEPLFDRLLFFWSDRRNPHEVQPSYATRYAITVWYFDSEERAEAKRRFRDLTASTQDQDRRTL